The Neptunomonas concharum genomic interval CTAACCAACGACCTTAAAAACATCGAAACGATCCGTAAAGATGTCGGTATGGTGTTCCAGCACTTTAACCTTTTCCCTCACCTGACCGTGTTGGAAAACTGCTGCTTAGCACCTATCTGGGTGAAAAAAGTCCCTAGAGCTGAAGCCGAAGCAACCGCCATGAAATACCTTGAGCGCGTTAAAATTCCGGATCAAGCCCTGAAATACCCAGGCCAGCTATCGGGTGGACAGCAACAGCGTGTGGCTATTGCCCGCTCCCTGTGTATGAACCCCGATGTGATGCTGTTTGACGAACCGACCTCTGCACTCGACCCCGAGATGATCAAAGAGGTACTGGACGTTATGATCGAGCTAGCCGATGAAGGCGGCATGACCATGTTGTGTGTAACGCACGAGATGGGCTTTGCTAAAACCGTTGCTGACCGCGTTATCTTTATGGATGCCGGCCAAATTATTGAAGAGAACGAGCCTCACGAGTTCTTCAACAATCCGCAGCACGAACGTACCCAACTATTCCTGAGCCAAATTCTTCAGCATTGATCGGGAAGTGCAAGCTTAAGCGGCCTTTTGGCCGCTTTTTTTATACCAGCCGTGAACTATTCAATCATTCATGTTAAAAAGCTTTCCCTAAACGTAACCAAGAAAAAAGGACAGCTATGACACCCGAAGCTTTTTGCGAACAGCTCAACACCCCCGCTCAAGTCGACTTTGAAGACAGCATCGCCGTTATTAGCGAGCATTTCGACTACACCCCAACCGCCTTCACCAATGGACTAAGCGATAGCAAAGCGATCAATGGGGCAGGACAAAATGAAGGATCATGCAAGATCTTTGCGTTTGCCAAACTCATGGAACTGAACGAGCAACAAACCCTGCATTGCTTCGGGCGCTTTTATCAAGACGTACTCAATACGCCAGAGGGAAATGACCACGCCAATATTCGCAACTTTATGCAAGATGGCTGGACAGGTATTACTTTTGAAGGTCAGGCACTTACCCGCAAGTAAGCGCCCTTTAAACCAACGACCGGCGGCTTACGCCAGCTGGTCGTCTGCTACTTTGTATTTTGGATCTTCGATCAGATTGACCTCAACCAAACTACCCGCTTTTTGAAGTAAAGACACACACTCAGGGCTAAGGTGGCGCAGATGCAACGTCTTACCTGCTGCTAGATAGCGCTCAGCCACCGCATCTATCGCCTCAATACCCGAATGATCCATCACACGAGAATCTTTAAAATCGATGATCACATCATCCGGATCACTCTTAGGTTGAAAGTTATCACGGAAGCTCTGCGCAGACGCAAAAAACAGCGGCCCATGGGATAAGTAAACCTTGGTGTTGCCTTCATTCTCGGTCCAGGTTTCAAACTCCACATGCTTAGCATGTTTCCATGCAAACATCAGCGCCGACATAATCACACCCACGACCACCGCAATCGCCAAGTCGGTCATTACCGTGACCACCGTCACCGTCAGTACAACCAACAGATCTGCTTTTGGCACCTTGCCCCACAAACGCAGGCTCGCCCACTCAAAGGTCGCAATCACCACAATAAACATCACGCCCACCAGCGCAGCAACCGGAATAATTTCGATCAAGCTGGCGCCAATCAAAATAAACGCCAACAAAAATAGCGCCGCAGAGATACCCGATGCACGACCACGGCCACCCGAGTTAATATTAATCATGCTCTGGCCGATCATGGCACAACCGCCCATACCTCCAAAGAAACCTGTCACGACATTGGCAACACCCTGCCCTACACACTCTTTATTACCGCGCCCGCGGGTTTCTGTAACCTCATCAATCAAGGTCAACGTCAGCAACGACTCAATCAAACCAATTGCCGCTAAAATCACCGCATACGGAAAGATGATATAAAGCGTCTCTAAGGTAAACGGCACCATCGGAATCGCAAAATCAGGCAAACCACCCGCAATTGTCGCAGCAGGGTTACCGGTCATATTCGCCAACACATCCTGCACCGTACGGGTATCCAGATCTAAGCCGATCACCAATAAAGTCACGGTCAGAATCGCCGCCAATGATGAGGGAATCACACGGGTAAACTTAGGCAAAAAGTGAATAATCGCCATCGTTAATGCCACCAAAGCGAGCATCATGCCCATATCACTACCCTGCAGCCACTGTAATTGGCCGCTATCATCCGTGAATTTAAACTGCTTTAACTGCGCCAAAAAGATAACGATAGCCAAACCATTCACAAATCCCAACATCACAGGATGGGGTACCAAGCGAATAAACTTACCTAAACGAAACACCCCCGCAAGGATCTGCAAAATACCCATCAGCACCACCGTAGCAAACAGATACTGCACACCATGCTGCGCCACTAAACTGACCATCACCACCGCCAGCGCACCCGTAGCACCCGAGATCATACCCGGACGACCACCAATCGCCGCCGTAATTAAGCCCACCATAAAGGCCGCATACAAGCCAACCAGCGGCTCTACACCAGCGACAAAAGCAAAGGCGACCGCCTCCGGCACGAGGGCCAGCGCCACTGTCAAACCCGACAGCAGGTCATTTTTCATACTTTGAGTTTTAGAAACGAGCAGTTGAAACATTCATCACTCCGAAATGGGATGTGTGTTAAACAGTTTGAACGGGGTTAAAAAAGTGCCGGATTTTAACAGAAATCACCCCATGCTGACACACCAGCGTGACAATTCAATAAAACCCATCAACCCTTATGAAGAAGAGATCTGGCGTTGCGCCAGCAAATTTTTGCGTAACTCGGCGACCCCATATTGTGCAAGGTCTTGTGCCAATTGGCGAAGTGCATCACTGATATGCGCATGATAAAACGATTGTAAACTCGCTAAGTTTTGCCACGCAGGCGGCATATCATCCAACCGAGATACCATCCCTCCCGCTGGGTCTTCCGCCATATATTTAACGACCCCAAAACCAGCTAACAGAATCCGGCTCAAACACATGGGGCAAGGCTCCAAAGAGACCACCAGCTTCAGATCATCGGGGTTCAACTGGCCGGCCAGTTCAGACTCAAAACGATCTATCAATCGCATCTCTGCATGGCCCGACGAACAATAACCCCCTGAGAACACCTGATTCTGCGCCTCGATCAAAGTATTTCCCGCAGCATCCAGCAACACCGCACCGACGCCATAATCCCCCGTTCGCAAAGCTGCAAGCGCCAACTCACAACAACGTAAACCACACGCCTCATCCCTAAAATCCGGATGGATCACATACCCCGCGACACGGGCGGCTAAATCAGTCAATGTCATGCGGATTGACTCCTTGGTTAGCTGGCCATAACGGCAGTTGCTCGGCCACCTCTACACCCCCAGGCTGTAAACGATAACCCAAGCCTAACAACCTCACTGGCTTATTTGCGCGCAAAAAACCCTGCTCCATCAAAATCGGAAACAACCCCGGTTGATCCCCCTGCACATGCTGCTCCACCGTGGTTTGCGTAAAATCATTAAACTTCAACTTTACAAACACCCCTTGGATACCCAACGACGCTTTATGCTTACTATAACGCGCCTGTAGCTCCGCATACAAAGGGGCAATCTGCGCTAAACACGCCGCCAATGTTGCTAAATCCTTAGGGAAGGTATGCTCAACACTGACCGACTTACGAATACGGTGATTCGACACCTCACGGTTATCAATCCCCAAACTTAGCTCATGCAAACGCTTACCAAAACGGCCAAACTGCTCGATCAGTAAACTCAGCGGCTGGCGGCGCAAATCAGCACACACCATCACGCCCATGGCATGCAATCGCTCAGCCGTTTTTGCCCCTACCCCGTGCAGCTTATCCACCGGAAGCGACAACACAAACGCATCAACCTGATCCGGTGTAATCACAAACAGTCCATCCGGTTTTTGCCAATCACTGGCAATCTTTGCCAAAAACTTATTCGGCGCAACACCCGCCGAAATCGTAATACCGGTCTCGGCCTGTACCCTCGCCTTGAGCATCTGCGCAATACGGGTCGCACTGCCCTGAAACAACTCCGTATCCGACACATCCAAATACGCCTCATCCAGTGACAATGGCTCGATCAGCGCTGTGACCTCCTGATAGATCGCCATAATCTGTACCGATACCGCCTTATACACCCCCATACGCCCCGGAATCACCTTAAGTTGCGGGCACAACTTAAGCGCATGAGCCGTCGCCATCGCCGAACGCACCCCAAACGCACGCGCCGCATAATTGCAAGTTGCAATCACACCCCGCCGATCGGTACTGCCACCAATCGCTAACGGAATATCCCGATATTCAGGAAAATCGCGCATCTCGACCGCCGCATAAAAACAGTCACAATCACAATGGATGATCTTACGCATCGCACCACTTCACCGCTGCATTCCCACCACACAAGATTAATACTGTTTTTTTATACAGCATATTTAGCAAAAGTCAAAAAAGATGCGCACTTTGTCTAACCCCAGTGCACACTATTCTGCTGGACAACCCCTACAACTCCACTACAATCAAGTAAATAGAAACAAGCTCAAGGAAGATAACGCGCACACGCCAGAATGATATTGCGCATGCGCATTTACAGGGAAGCCACCTGATAACTCCTTCCAAAAAGCTTATTAAAAAATAATGTGTTAGAGCGGTTTCTGACCTTTAAGTAAGGAATGATATCACTCACGCAGGTGAATAAAATATTAAGTGTAAAAATATGATCAAGCACATCCTAACTATTTTAGTATTGATGTTTCTCCTCGTAGGCTTGGGAACTATAGGCCTCTATAAATTGGCAGGAACATACTCCGGTCAAGATGCTATTTGTTTGTCTGGACTAATTGCAGGTTGTTTTGTTGGCTTGTGGTACGGAAAAGTAAATGGAGTAAAACCAATTTATGCCGTATTGGTATGTGCAGTTTTCCTAAGTCTGCCGCTGGTGGTTTTGTCGCTCGTCCTCGCTCACGCGAACCAAGACTACGTTGAATCACTAGCTTTTTTTAGCATAGGTTTTTCGTTGCTTTCATCGTATGTAGTAGGTCTGGGCTGGGGTAAACACTTAACAAACCAAAGCAGCAAGGGCCCTTCGGGCCGGGACGCGCTAATGCACGCCCCTGTTTGAAGCGTTAGGTGCTCCCCATCTGCCCGCAAAAATCATGCACTTAAGCTTCGTTATCGTGCTATTTTTGCAAAGATCATGGTTAAGTGATATAGTTAAGCTTATATAATTTTCAATATATGGCATAAACAATGCTTATAGATTTTTCCTTGCAAAACTACTCTTCCTTCAACTCGAAACAAGAGTTGAGTATGCTCGCGTCTACCTCAACCAAAGAGAATTACAATCTAAATAACACCAAACAAATTAATGCTTATGGTATTAATAGCCTTTTAAAAAGTGCATCTATTTTCGGCGCAAATGCTTCTGGAAAATCTAATTTCGCAGCTGCGCTTAACACATTAAAAAGCCTTGTTCTTGAATCTCTAGATTCGATTAATGATAAGACAGTAAAGAAAGTCGTTCCATTTCTACTAAAAGAAAATCTCTTTGACAAACCGACGGAGTTTGAGATTACATTCTTAGCAATGGATAACATGTATCGGTATGGTATATCTATCGAGCAAGGGGTAATTTCTGAAGAGTGGCTCTACTGGACTAAAACATCAAGAGAGACTCAATTATTTCATAGAGAAGGGCAAAAGGTAGTTTTCAACCAACGCTCATTCAGTGAAGCAAAATCCTTTGTTCATAAGGAAGGTGACTCTTGGAATATTGAAAAAACAAAACCGTTTGTTCCATTTGTTTCTGTATTATCCCAGTTCAATGGCAAAAAATCAGTTGTCGTGACGGACTGGTTTCAAAAACTAAACGTTATTTCTGGACTAGATGACTATGGATTTAAAGAGTTCACCATTGACTTATTCGAAGAAAATAGTGAATTCAAAGAATGGTCTCTTGAAATCCTAAAATCTCTTCAAATCGAAGATATTATTGTCGATGAGACCGAAGAAAACCTTCCTTTACTTAAGAAAGGTTCTTTAGATGACTCCGATCTTGATGATGCATTAAGCAAGCTTCATAGCTTCATAGAAAAAAATAAGATAAAAAAGAAACTGATTAAAATTGTTAAGGTAAACCCTGAAACTGGAAAGTTTTATTCTTTTCCACTCTCGTTAGAATCCGAAGGTACAAAGAAATTAATCTATCTTCTAGGTCCGTTGTATGATGTGATTAAAAATGAAGAGATTTTGATTGTCGATGAGTTTGACAATAAGTTCCATACCCTTTTATGTAAATTTATTATTGATCTTTATCATAAAAGTAATCAAGGAGCTAGCCAGCTAATTGTAACCTGTCATGATACAAACCTGTTAACTAAAGAGTTATTTAGAAGAGATCAAATTTGGTTTGTTGAAAAAACCCCCCTTAATGAAAGTGAAATATATTCGCTTGTTGAATACAAAGAACACTACACAAGGAAAGAAGGCAGTTACAGTAAAGATTACCTTTCAGGAAAGTATGGCGCCATCCCTCTTTTCGGTTCCATAGATGATTTAGGTGAAATCCTGAATGGCTAAGCGTGATAGAAGCGGAAGAAAAGATAGGTCACGTAAAGAAAATACAAGAAACGAAAGAAAAGTTATCCAAAATAGAGAACTCATGACTTTTAGTTTCAAGTATTTGGATCAAACACAACCTTCTAAACAACCTGAAACTATTGCACTATGGGAAGAGCTAGAATTGCTCAACCCTCTTATAAATAGACTTTCAGCGATTTCGCAACTATCCAGAGATGAGGCGGTTAATCAGCACCAAATAAAGCCTTATGGTGACTTTCCACCCAAAAATAAGACTGATTTTTTTCATCCACAACACGTTGAGGAAAATGTCGAGTGGGCTGTTATAGAAGGCATAGGAGGGAAACCGAGGGTCGCAGGTTTCATCTCGGAGAGTACGTTCTATATAGTGTTTCTAGATAGCAAACACAAATTTTGGATATCAGAAAAAAAACACACCTAACAAAGCGTTGGTATGACTCCCACTGTCAAGCTTAAGCACAGATACTCCTGCTTTTTTTAAGCCTACTGGTAAAATAGATAGAGTTAATGAATCGAATGAGAATATGCAATGACAAGTAACTCGTTAATTGATAGATATATGAGCAGCGGTTTGATGGTAGTTGCTTCGATGTTTCTCTATATTTGGTTTTCATACGAATTTTACGAGCAGGTGCCTACAATATTTTGGTTAGTATCAGTATTTTTTGTCATGTTCCAAGCAGAGCACATCTACAATTTCATTGGCCGTAATCGATATAAATCATTGCTGTTTTTGTCTGGAACAATCTGGCATCGGCTCATTGCTTGTTTAATACCCTCTATTATCGTTGCAATAACGTGGTGGCCTGTAAGCGGCTTATAATCGGATCTAATAACCCTCAGCCCCCACAACTCCCTACATGCAGGTTCGCACAGGGCGTTTCACAGGTCATCAATATTTACCGATATGCTCTCTTCAGATTCACGCTCGTTAGCAATAGCAAGCAGCTCAAGATCTTCGAGTCTGTCGAGCATCAATTCATACGCTTCAGCAGGCACGCAATAAAACGCTGGTTCATTTCGGTTTAATACAGCTACAGGTTCACCATAAGCGCTAGTTGCAACTTTCATAGGGTTAGCTTTTAGCTCTGTAATACTGGCTGCAACATCGGCCAAAATCCTAGTGGTCATACAATAGGTCTCTTAAGTGGTCTTTATATCGGTCATTATAGTCTCAACTAAGCAGTATCACAAGGCGTCACTAAGCTACAGAATGATTTACCCCTCTGTTAGATTCCTTTCACTTGGTGCATCACTGAGATACTGTACAAACTCCACTTCAAACCCATCGGGGTCGGTAAAGTAAACATTGCGCCGGTGGGTGTTTTTTGCCCCTGGGTTACTGATGCTAAAACCAGCTTTTTCTAGTCGGGCGATCATGGCATCAATATTATTGGTGATAAATGCAAAGTGTGCCAACCCGACTTGGTGGCCTGTGTGGTCTCTATTCTCCCCTTCACCATATTCATTCAGCGCCAAGTACTGGAAGTCATCACCAAAGTGTAACTAGGTTCTTGGTTTGCCGTACCATTCACCATGGCCTTTGTCGCGGATCACCCAATGGGGAAAGGCTGCTTGGTAAAACGCTAACGACGCGCTTAGGTCTTTTATCACAAGGTTTATATGTTCTAGCTGCATCATAATCGTGTTTCCTTAACAGTGTTTGATTCAAGATGCAGGGCATGTTAAAACCTCAAGTTAAGTTGAGGTAAAGCATTTTTTTAACTTTTTTATAGAGAGTATGACAATGGGTGAATGGGCCGTAGGCCGAGTAGCAAAACGTGCAGGTGTAAAGGTAAGCACCCTGCACTTTTATGAAAGCAAAGGTCTGATATTTAGCTATCGCAATGCGGGCAACCAAAGGCGTTATTCTCCAGAGGTACTTAGGCGTATTTCGGTGATTAAAGCAGCGCAAAAGCTGGGGGTGACGTTAGAGGAAATCCGTGAGGCTTTTTCCAGTTTGCCAGATAATCGCACCCCCACCCAACACGACTGGGAGCAGCTGTCTAAACAATGGAATCATCAGTTGCAGCAGCGTATTCACTATTTAGAGAGGTTACGTGATTCATTAACGGGGTGCATCGGCTGCGGCTGTTTATCGATGAAAAACTGCCCCTTATATAACGAAGACGATAAATTGGCAGCTGAAGGCTCAGGGCCTGTGCTATTAAATCGTAAGAGAGAATCTGAGTAATTGACACTTTGGCTTAAAGTTAACGATATATGTCTTTTAAGCCAGCAGTATGAACAGCCTATTTGCTCGATACTGGCATGACATACATATCGAAAAGGAGTCATTGTTATGTCATCTGCCGTATCTCGCGTAGCTGCCGCCAGCAGTGAAGAAGCATTACGCCATTTTGAAGGCTTATTACGTTTTGAGGCCGATTGCTGGGATGTACACCACGCGATCAGTAACGGTCGCCAAGACTTTGTATTGCTCGATGTACGTAGTATTGAGTGTTTTACCAAGGGCCATGTAGAAGGCGCCGAAAGCTTGCCTCATCCGCGTATCAACGAAGCCGCTTTATCACGCTACCCTGCCGATACATTGTTTGTGGTGTACTGTGCAGGCCCCCACTGTAATGGCACAGAGAAAGCCGCTATTCGCTTAGCCAAGCTGGGCCGTCCCGTAAAGAAGATGATCGGTGGTGTCACCGGCTGGATAGACGAGGGCTTCGTTTTAGTGTCAGGCACACCCGATTCCTGAGGTCACACTTCGCTGACGCACAACCTAGACTGCTCTTTGCCTGATTTAGATCTTATAACGATGGGAGTTCATGATGAATATTGGCATCTATTTTTACGACAACGCAGAAGTGCTCGACTTTGCTGGCCCTTTTGAGGTGTTTAGTACCGCCAAAAGGCTGGGAGCTGATCACTGGAACGTGAGCCTGATCGCTCAGGAATCAACCGTTATCGCCCGTGGAGGTTTTACTGTGCAGGCTGATTTCACCTTAGCGAATGCACCCGCGCTTGATGTGCTAGTCGTCGTCGGGGGCGTGCATACAGAAGAACTCAAAAAACCGCCTGTACTGGATTGGATAGCACGTACATCATCCAAGACTCAACTGACAGCATCCGTTTGTACCGGTGTCTTTTTACTAGCAGAAGCGGGTGTAGTCACTCATCAACAGGTAACTACACACTGGGAAGATATACCTGATCTAAAGAGTACCTACCCTGCATTGAATGTACTGGAAAAGCAACGCTGGGTTGAGGATGGCGCCATTGTCACTTCAGGCGGCATCTCTTCGGGTATCGATATGAGTCTGTTTTTGGTGAGCAAACTCGCCTCTCGCGAACTGGCTGAAAAGACAGCAACCCAGATGGAGTATCGCTGGAAGAACTCTGCGGCGCTATAGAAACAACCGCTTCCGTTGTCTGAAGCTGGCTGTTAAGATCCCTTACCATGGGTGGCTCGTGTTTAGGGATCTTACGGCAGATGGGGAGCGTCACATTATGGGTGAAGAAATCAATAAAGCCGTGTCATTAGTGCATTCGGTAAAACGGTTGAT includes:
- a CDS encoding SulP family inorganic anion transporter; this translates as MFQLLVSKTQSMKNDLLSGLTVALALVPEAVAFAFVAGVEPLVGLYAAFMVGLITAAIGGRPGMISGATGALAVVMVSLVAQHGVQYLFATVVLMGILQILAGVFRLGKFIRLVPHPVMLGFVNGLAIVIFLAQLKQFKFTDDSGQLQWLQGSDMGMMLALVALTMAIIHFLPKFTRVIPSSLAAILTVTLLVIGLDLDTRTVQDVLANMTGNPAATIAGGLPDFAIPMVPFTLETLYIIFPYAVILAAIGLIESLLTLTLIDEVTETRGRGNKECVGQGVANVVTGFFGGMGGCAMIGQSMININSGGRGRASGISAALFLLAFILIGASLIEIIPVAALVGVMFIVVIATFEWASLRLWGKVPKADLLVVLTVTVVTVMTDLAIAVVVGVIMSALMFAWKHAKHVEFETWTENEGNTKVYLSHGPLFFASAQSFRDNFQPKSDPDDVIIDFKDSRVMDHSGIEAIDAVAERYLAAGKTLHLRHLSPECVSLLQKAGSLVEVNLIEDPKYKVADDQLA
- the soxR gene encoding redox-sensitive transcriptional activator SoxR; this encodes MGEWAVGRVAKRAGVKVSTLHFYESKGLIFSYRNAGNQRRYSPEVLRRISVIKAAQKLGVTLEEIREAFSSLPDNRTPTQHDWEQLSKQWNHQLQQRIHYLERLRDSLTGCIGCGCLSMKNCPLYNEDDKLAAEGSGPVLLNRKRESE
- a CDS encoding rhodanese-like domain-containing protein, with protein sequence MSSAVSRVAAASSEEALRHFEGLLRFEADCWDVHHAISNGRQDFVLLDVRSIECFTKGHVEGAESLPHPRINEAALSRYPADTLFVVYCAGPHCNGTEKAAIRLAKLGRPVKKMIGGVTGWIDEGFVLVSGTPDS
- the dinB gene encoding DNA polymerase IV, yielding MRKIIHCDCDCFYAAVEMRDFPEYRDIPLAIGGSTDRRGVIATCNYAARAFGVRSAMATAHALKLCPQLKVIPGRMGVYKAVSVQIMAIYQEVTALIEPLSLDEAYLDVSDTELFQGSATRIAQMLKARVQAETGITISAGVAPNKFLAKIASDWQKPDGLFVITPDQVDAFVLSLPVDKLHGVGAKTAERLHAMGVMVCADLRRQPLSLLIEQFGRFGKRLHELSLGIDNREVSNHRIRKSVSVEHTFPKDLATLAACLAQIAPLYAELQARYSKHKASLGIQGVFVKLKFNDFTQTTVEQHVQGDQPGLFPILMEQGFLRANKPVRLLGLGYRLQPGGVEVAEQLPLWPANQGVNPHDID
- a CDS encoding AAA family ATPase, giving the protein MLASTSTKENYNLNNTKQINAYGINSLLKSASIFGANASGKSNFAAALNTLKSLVLESLDSINDKTVKKVVPFLLKENLFDKPTEFEITFLAMDNMYRYGISIEQGVISEEWLYWTKTSRETQLFHREGQKVVFNQRSFSEAKSFVHKEGDSWNIEKTKPFVPFVSVLSQFNGKKSVVVTDWFQKLNVISGLDDYGFKEFTIDLFEENSEFKEWSLEILKSLQIEDIIVDETEENLPLLKKGSLDDSDLDDALSKLHSFIEKNKIKKKLIKIVKVNPETGKFYSFPLSLESEGTKKLIYLLGPLYDVIKNEEILIVDEFDNKFHTLLCKFIIDLYHKSNQGASQLIVTCHDTNLLTKELFRRDQIWFVEKTPLNESEIYSLVEYKEHYTRKEGSYSKDYLSGKYGAIPLFGSIDDLGEILNG
- a CDS encoding VOC family protein; translated protein: MMQLEHINLVIKDLSASLAFYQAAFPHWVIRDKGHGEWYGKPRT
- a CDS encoding amino acid ABC transporter ATP-binding protein, whose protein sequence is MSTQEAQKNSEKLMIELKDVNKWYGEFHVLKNINLEVQRGERIVICGPSGSGKSTMIRCINRLEEHQKGDIIVNGVELTNDLKNIETIRKDVGMVFQHFNLFPHLTVLENCCLAPIWVKKVPRAEAEATAMKYLERVKIPDQALKYPGQLSGGQQQRVAIARSLCMNPDVMLFDEPTSALDPEMIKEVLDVMIELADEGGMTMLCVTHEMGFAKTVADRVIFMDAGQIIEENEPHEFFNNPQHERTQLFLSQILQH
- a CDS encoding VOC family protein encodes the protein MALNEYGEGENRDHTGHQVGLAHFAFITNNIDAMIARLEKAGFSISNPGAKNTHRRNVYFTDPDGFEVEFVQYLSDAPSERNLTEG
- a CDS encoding nucleoside deaminase, whose translation is MTLTDLAARVAGYVIHPDFRDEACGLRCCELALAALRTGDYGVGAVLLDAAGNTLIEAQNQVFSGGYCSSGHAEMRLIDRFESELAGQLNPDDLKLVVSLEPCPMCLSRILLAGFGVVKYMAEDPAGGMVSRLDDMPPAWQNLASLQSFYHAHISDALRQLAQDLAQYGVAELRKNLLAQRQISSS
- a CDS encoding DJ-1/PfpI family protein, which codes for MMNIGIYFYDNAEVLDFAGPFEVFSTAKRLGADHWNVSLIAQESTVIARGGFTVQADFTLANAPALDVLVVVGGVHTEELKKPPVLDWIARTSSKTQLTASVCTGVFLLAEAGVVTHQQVTTHWEDIPDLKSTYPALNVLEKQRWVEDGAIVTSGGISSGIDMSLFLVSKLASRELAEKTATQMEYRWKNSAAL
- a CDS encoding HopJ type III effector protein, whose amino-acid sequence is MTPEAFCEQLNTPAQVDFEDSIAVISEHFDYTPTAFTNGLSDSKAINGAGQNEGSCKIFAFAKLMELNEQQTLHCFGRFYQDVLNTPEGNDHANIRNFMQDGWTGITFEGQALTRK
- a CDS encoding type II toxin-antitoxin system Phd/YefM family antitoxin, which produces MTTRILADVAASITELKANPMKVATSAYGEPVAVLNRNEPAFYCVPAEAYELMLDRLEDLELLAIANERESEESISVNIDDL